A region from the Salicibibacter cibarius genome encodes:
- a CDS encoding glycerophosphodiester phosphodiesterase, with product MRTKRNAIVIAHRGVTGVDMVENTVKAFERAVALDADFIETDVRCTSDGQLICFHDGKLDGTAVKKRSYQSLQKYARGIGWELPLLEEVLLLCKGNLKLDIEIKAKGLEEQIVDVVEKTGMAREVLITSFRDSILKKIKQLDPKIRTGLLLGRRLLQQRFRLHAYIQDFFPEARLKDIGADAVCPHYHLLRLGFVKRMHRLNLPVYVWTVNEKWRMEKVLHKGADGLITDDIVEAMEVVKGTRR from the coding sequence ATGCGCACAAAACGAAATGCCATCGTTATTGCCCACCGCGGAGTTACGGGAGTGGATATGGTTGAGAACACCGTAAAAGCTTTTGAAAGAGCTGTTGCCCTCGACGCCGATTTTATTGAAACCGATGTTCGTTGCACATCGGATGGTCAATTGATTTGTTTTCATGATGGAAAACTCGATGGTACGGCAGTAAAAAAAAGAAGCTATCAAAGTCTGCAAAAGTATGCTCGGGGCATCGGTTGGGAACTCCCATTATTGGAAGAAGTGTTGTTATTATGTAAAGGAAATTTAAAACTGGATATTGAAATCAAAGCGAAAGGATTGGAAGAGCAGATCGTAGATGTCGTGGAAAAGACCGGGATGGCGCGGGAAGTCCTGATTACTTCTTTTCGTGATTCAATACTAAAAAAAATAAAACAGCTTGATCCTAAGATCCGAACAGGTCTACTGCTCGGTCGAAGGTTACTTCAACAACGCTTTCGGTTGCACGCCTATATTCAAGATTTTTTTCCTGAAGCCCGACTGAAAGATATAGGTGCAGATGCGGTTTGCCCGCATTACCATCTGCTAAGGCTTGGATTTGTAAAACGTATGCATCGCCTCAACCTGCCCGTCTATGTATGGACGGTGAATGAAAAATGGCGAATGGAAAAAGTGCTCCATAAAGGGGCTGACGGATTAATTACAGACGATATCGTCGAAGCGATGGAAGTGGTGAAGGGTACTCGGAGGTGA
- a CDS encoding arginase family protein translates to MVMPQWQGGNNPNYSLGSDLLAWLAPESEQPFVRVPVSEDASISEKNGIVARGHLLKQLEAADHIIQAHKPDRIVMFGGDCLANQAPLAYLNERYNGELGLLWIDAHPDVTTPKQMQNAHAMVLGNLLGEGDQEFANHVKTPFDPKKVMFAGLEETASHETEVIQRLGIKTARTEELETNSKAVMDWAKENDIKHLAIHLDLDVLDPSVFRSLLFANPYAEEEIGAPSGKMDFPALTRLIQDVSQQTEVVELGITEHMPWDAINLKSMLNGIPILNS, encoded by the coding sequence ATGGTTATGCCTCAATGGCAAGGAGGCAATAATCCTAACTATTCTTTAGGATCAGATCTTTTGGCATGGTTAGCCCCGGAAAGTGAACAACCTTTCGTTCGGGTTCCGGTAAGTGAAGACGCTTCAATAAGTGAGAAAAATGGTATCGTGGCTAGAGGTCATCTTCTGAAACAACTTGAAGCTGCCGATCATATCATTCAAGCCCATAAACCGGATCGCATTGTCATGTTTGGTGGGGATTGTCTCGCTAATCAAGCTCCGCTTGCATACTTGAATGAACGATATAACGGTGAATTAGGGTTATTATGGATCGATGCTCATCCTGATGTCACTACGCCAAAACAAATGCAAAATGCTCATGCAATGGTGTTGGGAAATCTCTTAGGGGAGGGAGATCAGGAGTTTGCAAATCACGTGAAAACCCCTTTCGACCCCAAAAAAGTAATGTTTGCCGGCTTAGAAGAAACAGCCAGCCATGAAACGGAAGTTATTCAAAGACTGGGAATTAAAACCGCCCGTACTGAGGAGTTGGAAACAAATAGTAAAGCGGTAATGGATTGGGCAAAAGAAAATGACATTAAGCATTTGGCGATCCATTTAGACTTGGATGTCCTTGACCCGAGCGTATTTAGGTCATTGCTTTTTGCTAACCCTTATGCAGAAGAAGAAATTGGCGCCCCTTCCGGAAAAATGGATTTTCCCGCGCTCACTCGTTTAATACAAGACGTATCGCAGCAAACTGAAGTGGTTGAATTAGGGATAACTGAGCATATGCCATGGGATGCCATTAATTTGAAAAGCATGTTAAATGGGATACCGATCCTCAACAGTTAA
- a CDS encoding IS256 family transposase, translating into MTQFHLTLNADQLKEELMNSDMSAVAKSSMVLVLNQIMEQERDDYLQAAAYERNGARVDYRNGYYERDYTMSFGKVTLTVPRTRNGEFSPSVFEKYARSEQAFLLAMLEMVVNGVSTRKVTKAVEELCGERVSKSFVSSLTEKLDPVVNEWAQRPLNVNAYRYVYADAMYIKVREDQKVVSKAVYIALGVNDQNKREIIGLQVNHAESKEGWFQFFQSLQARGLASPQLVISDAHEGLKQAIQQAFVGTSWQRCTVHFKRNLFEHIPKKGSEGFRSLVKELLNGSSPARARQLRTEIFDQYEGVKGYEKALEKLDEGFEDAIQFMNEPIAYHDQLRTTNNLEGINSEVRRREQVIRIFPNTQSAFRLIGALLKEHEESLDRGNRTFLKGKPTDL; encoded by the coding sequence ATGACCCAGTTCCATCTTACCCTAAACGCGGATCAATTAAAAGAAGAGCTCATGAATTCAGACATGAGTGCCGTCGCGAAATCCTCGATGGTCCTCGTCCTGAATCAAATCATGGAGCAGGAGCGCGATGATTACTTACAAGCAGCAGCCTATGAACGCAATGGCGCGCGTGTGGACTATCGAAACGGCTATTACGAACGTGATTACACGATGTCTTTTGGGAAAGTCACACTGACCGTTCCACGCACGCGCAACGGCGAATTCTCTCCCTCTGTGTTTGAGAAATATGCACGTTCCGAACAAGCCTTTCTCTTAGCGATGTTGGAGATGGTCGTTAACGGCGTATCCACGCGGAAAGTCACGAAGGCTGTGGAAGAGCTTTGCGGCGAGCGTGTGTCCAAATCTTTCGTGTCCTCGCTCACCGAAAAATTAGACCCGGTCGTCAACGAATGGGCCCAGCGCCCTTTGAACGTGAATGCCTACAGGTATGTCTACGCCGATGCCATGTATATTAAAGTCCGTGAGGATCAAAAGGTCGTCTCCAAAGCCGTTTATATCGCGCTCGGGGTCAATGACCAAAACAAACGGGAAATCATTGGTCTTCAAGTGAATCATGCCGAATCCAAAGAGGGATGGTTTCAATTCTTTCAATCGCTTCAAGCCAGGGGTCTGGCATCGCCACAATTGGTGATTTCCGATGCGCACGAAGGCCTGAAACAGGCCATTCAACAAGCGTTTGTTGGAACCTCGTGGCAACGGTGCACGGTTCATTTTAAGCGAAACTTGTTTGAACACATCCCCAAAAAAGGTTCAGAAGGCTTTCGTTCGCTCGTTAAGGAGCTCTTGAACGGGAGTTCTCCTGCAAGAGCCCGCCAGTTACGCACCGAGATCTTTGATCAATACGAGGGCGTCAAAGGTTATGAAAAAGCGTTAGAGAAACTCGATGAAGGATTTGAAGATGCGATTCAATTTATGAATGAACCCATCGCTTATCATGACCAATTGCGCACGACAAACAATCTCGAAGGGATAAATTCCGAGGTTCGCCGCCGCGAGCAAGTCATTCGGATTTTTCCAAATACCCAATCCGCCTTTCGATTAATTGGAGCGTTGCTCAAGGAACATGAAGAAAGCCTTGATCGTGGTAACCGAACGTTTTTAAAAGGAAAACCAACCGATTTGTAA
- a CDS encoding SLC13 family permease gives MKPERHVDKPKKFLISKRSITFSISVFFFFIPLLLLPEGVSWEAKSTIAIMVFAIFLFALEPIPLGMTSVLSMVLLLLLQSVPVDVVLSGFANPAVFLIIAGMMIAEGVRQTPLINRVTYALLSKVGHSAKGTFHGLFLLMQMQAFFIPATAVRVTLIMPIVLSVLSAVGAKKESNFSKLMLVGTAYAGNISGTAVLTAAVGNILTIEILQLYVGRTLSYFDWLLYSFPIWLLLMGTIPFIVWKCFPPEDYSFAPLKKQMKKEKENLGALTKAERKCIGILCLTVVLWMTQPLHGYHPTVPALLAVVLMGMPKVGFIDWKNLVKVNFDMVLLIGATLSLGFALIESGAIDLLEEVLSAEWLLAAFSEPWLALLLVVVLSQIYHLGVTNVSTAVVTLLPVFIGLSTQVGLDPVVISVAAGLTTLYGYILVVETMPNVVAHGTGLIEQKDFYIPGIWATIATTIITLLVVYTWWNWLGFWP, from the coding sequence ATGAAACCGGAAAGGCATGTTGATAAGCCAAAAAAGTTCCTTATATCTAAGCGATCCATTACTTTTAGTATCTCTGTGTTTTTTTTCTTCATACCTCTTTTACTGTTACCGGAAGGGGTCTCTTGGGAAGCGAAATCTACGATTGCCATCATGGTATTTGCGATATTTCTATTTGCTTTGGAACCTATCCCTTTGGGAATGACGTCGGTCTTATCGATGGTTTTGCTTCTATTGCTACAATCTGTGCCTGTAGATGTTGTACTGAGCGGTTTTGCTAACCCCGCAGTGTTTTTAATTATCGCGGGAATGATGATAGCTGAAGGCGTCAGACAAACACCGTTAATCAACCGGGTAACTTATGCGTTGCTATCGAAAGTAGGACATTCTGCAAAGGGGACATTTCATGGATTGTTTCTGCTGATGCAAATGCAAGCGTTTTTTATCCCTGCAACAGCTGTTCGTGTTACTTTAATAATGCCTATTGTTCTTTCCGTGCTCTCAGCCGTTGGAGCAAAAAAAGAAAGCAATTTTAGTAAATTGATGCTCGTGGGAACGGCCTATGCCGGAAATATCAGTGGGACGGCAGTGTTGACGGCAGCGGTCGGGAACATACTAACGATCGAAATATTACAATTGTACGTAGGTCGGACATTATCCTATTTTGATTGGCTGTTGTATTCTTTTCCTATATGGCTATTATTGATGGGGACGATCCCATTTATTGTTTGGAAATGCTTTCCGCCTGAAGATTATTCATTTGCACCATTAAAAAAGCAGATGAAGAAAGAAAAAGAAAACTTAGGCGCGTTAACAAAAGCTGAACGAAAGTGTATAGGGATTTTATGTTTAACGGTAGTGCTTTGGATGACACAACCACTTCATGGTTATCATCCAACCGTTCCTGCCCTTCTTGCGGTCGTTTTAATGGGGATGCCAAAAGTAGGGTTTATCGATTGGAAAAACCTTGTGAAGGTCAACTTTGATATGGTTCTATTAATAGGAGCTACATTATCACTGGGGTTTGCTTTAATTGAGTCAGGAGCCATTGATTTATTAGAGGAGGTTCTTTCCGCGGAGTGGTTGCTTGCGGCGTTCAGTGAACCTTGGTTGGCGCTTTTGTTGGTTGTGGTCCTTTCACAAATCTATCATTTAGGTGTGACCAACGTCTCGACAGCCGTCGTCACTTTGCTTCCGGTTTTTATCGGTTTATCCACGCAAGTTGGGTTGGACCCTGTTGTTATCAGTGTCGCTGCAGGTTTGACAACGTTGTATGGGTACATTTTGGTCGTGGAAACGATGCCGAATGTCGTTGCGCACGGCACCGGCTTAATCGAGCAAAAAGACTTTTATATTCCGGGCATATGGGCGACGATCGCGACAACGATCATTACATTATTGGTCGTATATACGTGGTGGAATTGGCTAGGTTTTTGGCCTTAG
- a CDS encoding YuiB family protein, whose protein sequence is MMLFLILFFGIGFLLNMVLRSTWMMTIIYPIIVIWIVNPASLTEYFTSPAASFSAIGPSLASLQLVDVLILGSGLVGAIIAGISVRMLRVRGYQMF, encoded by the coding sequence ATGATGTTATTTCTCATCCTTTTTTTTGGGATTGGATTTTTATTGAATATGGTGTTGCGTTCCACGTGGATGATGACTATTATTTACCCGATTATCGTCATTTGGATTGTGAACCCGGCGAGTTTAACGGAATACTTCACATCGCCGGCTGCTTCTTTTTCTGCGATAGGTCCGAGCTTGGCATCGTTGCAATTGGTTGATGTGTTGATTTTGGGCTCAGGGTTAGTTGGAGCGATCATCGCGGGAATTTCCGTTCGGATGTTGCGTGTTCGTGGGTATCAAATGTTTTAG
- a CDS encoding SLC13 family permease, with protein MLTRVWQEAWNSHQRVKDLCSFMMARPGGSAMGKNGRMEKASGKMTGGQPPKSGREISKKRAIGLILGPLLFFIVLFFFQPEGLTPEARGVLAGTVWIATWWITEALPIPVTALLPIILFPIVTSIEVGEVTPNYGDDIVFLFLGGFVIALAIERWNLHKRIALTIISLIGTSTKRIVLGFMVATGFLSMWISNTATAMMMVPIGTAIIFQVSQSLRDGDIKDAESQENQFAKGLMIAIAMSASIGGLGTIIGTPPNTILAGSLNEIFDFDLSFASWMMFGVPLAAILLTLAWIYLVNFAFPMKLKHIPGGKELIQEQRTGLGKMSPEEKMVLTVFTITALAWISRTFILEDIIPGIDDTMIAITAAVALFIIPSKTYKGDKLMTWHAAKDVPWGILILFGGGLAIAGGFQDSGLDVWIGEQLTMLQGVEFIFILLGVTVLVIFLTEITSNTATATMMMPIMASLAVAMAVHPFALMVPAAVAASCAFMLPVATPPNAVVFGSGYLKIGDMIKAGFWMNIIAIVVLVILVMFLLPAVWGIDLTVLPEGL; from the coding sequence TTGTTGACGCGAGTGTGGCAAGAAGCGTGGAATAGTCATCAACGCGTAAAAGATTTGTGTTCGTTCATGATGGCGAGGCCTGGGGGAAGCGCCATGGGCAAAAACGGACGTATGGAGAAAGCGTCAGGGAAAATGACGGGCGGCCAACCACCGAAAAGTGGCCGAGAGATTTCTAAAAAAAGGGCCATAGGGCTTATATTAGGACCTTTACTCTTTTTTATTGTTTTATTCTTTTTTCAGCCGGAAGGTTTAACACCGGAAGCGCGCGGGGTACTTGCCGGAACGGTATGGATCGCGACATGGTGGATTACCGAGGCGCTACCGATCCCTGTGACCGCTTTATTGCCAATAATCCTTTTCCCAATAGTGACAAGCATAGAAGTCGGTGAAGTAACTCCGAACTACGGGGATGACATCGTTTTTCTATTTCTAGGCGGTTTTGTGATAGCGCTAGCAATAGAGCGTTGGAACTTGCATAAAAGGATCGCACTAACGATTATTTCTTTAATTGGAACAAGCACGAAGCGGATAGTTCTGGGATTTATGGTTGCCACCGGTTTCCTGTCCATGTGGATTTCAAATACAGCGACCGCGATGATGATGGTTCCGATCGGAACGGCAATTATTTTTCAAGTTAGTCAGTCGTTACGTGATGGAGATATTAAAGACGCAGAGTCACAGGAAAATCAATTCGCTAAGGGTTTGATGATTGCCATTGCTATGTCTGCTTCTATCGGGGGCTTGGGAACAATCATCGGAACCCCGCCGAATACGATTTTAGCCGGCTCGTTAAATGAAATATTTGATTTTGACTTATCATTTGCCAGTTGGATGATGTTTGGAGTTCCGCTGGCCGCTATTCTTCTTACATTAGCTTGGATCTATTTGGTTAATTTTGCATTTCCGATGAAGTTGAAGCATATTCCCGGCGGAAAAGAGCTTATCCAAGAGCAGCGAACGGGTTTGGGGAAAATGAGCCCTGAAGAGAAGATGGTGCTGACTGTATTCACCATCACCGCCTTGGCATGGATTAGCCGAACTTTTATATTGGAGGATATTATCCCGGGAATCGATGATACGATGATCGCAATCACTGCCGCTGTTGCGCTGTTCATCATACCGTCGAAGACATATAAAGGTGATAAATTGATGACATGGCACGCAGCCAAAGATGTCCCTTGGGGAATCCTCATTCTTTTTGGTGGCGGTCTCGCGATCGCGGGTGGATTTCAAGATAGCGGTTTGGATGTCTGGATCGGTGAACAACTAACCATGCTGCAAGGTGTCGAGTTTATTTTTATCTTGCTAGGTGTCACAGTGCTCGTCATATTTTTAACAGAAATTACATCCAACACGGCTACCGCTACAATGATGATGCCGATTATGGCATCTCTCGCTGTGGCAATGGCCGTGCATCCTTTTGCCTTGATGGTTCCTGCAGCAGTTGCTGCTTCTTGTGCTTTTATGTTACCTGTGGCGACTCCGCCGAACGCGGTTGTGTTTGGTTCGGGTTACTTGAAAATAGGTGATATGATAAAAGCCGGATTTTGGATGAATATCATTGCCATTGTCGTTTTGGTGATATTGGTTATGTTCTTGCTACCCGCTGTATGGGGTATTGATTTAACCGTTTTACCTGAAGGATTATAA
- a CDS encoding MFS transporter, whose translation MQIEKRNLIIMCFANMLVSGSMTMVLPFLSLYIESFGAYSPAEVQRWAGIVFGISFLVAFLVSPIWGRIGDRFGRKSILIGTGFGIALSVLLMGYAESVGALFVLRAFMGLATGFIPASMALISAQSNKRTAGETLGTLQMGTVSGGLLGPLFGGLIADTVGMELTFILTALVLALATLLVIFGVKEVIFEEKDEKQRSYHWKEVIRHIVTHPLLIMVMVVALVVQLVNFSVQPLLALYVGELTTAENMAFLAGMAFSVTGLGNLLATRKWGQIGDRIGHEKILLLLLVLSGLFFIPQAFVTELWQLVLLRFLYGIQVGGLIPCTTAYIRQVCPVSMQGEVLGYNQSFRFLGNVIGPVSGGVIASSFGIPAVFIFSGILLIITAIVVKIMLNQKKRHKVKHEQTQTVQ comes from the coding sequence ATTCAAATCGAAAAAAGAAATTTAATAATCATGTGTTTTGCCAACATGCTCGTCTCCGGGAGCATGACCATGGTTTTGCCGTTTTTGTCGTTGTATATTGAATCTTTTGGAGCGTATTCCCCTGCGGAAGTACAACGTTGGGCCGGTATTGTCTTCGGAATTTCTTTTCTTGTCGCATTCCTGGTATCCCCCATATGGGGACGAATTGGAGACCGGTTTGGCCGAAAAAGCATTCTCATCGGCACCGGATTCGGAATTGCACTTTCTGTATTACTAATGGGGTACGCCGAGTCTGTCGGTGCCCTTTTCGTTTTGCGGGCGTTCATGGGGTTGGCAACCGGGTTCATCCCCGCTTCCATGGCGCTCATATCTGCACAAAGCAATAAACGGACGGCCGGTGAAACGTTGGGCACTTTGCAGATGGGCACGGTTTCCGGGGGCCTGCTAGGACCGTTATTCGGCGGATTGATCGCCGATACCGTCGGCATGGAATTAACGTTTATTTTGACCGCTCTGGTTCTCGCTTTGGCAACATTGCTCGTCATCTTCGGTGTGAAAGAAGTTATTTTTGAAGAAAAAGATGAAAAACAACGTTCCTACCATTGGAAAGAAGTTATCCGACACATTGTCACGCATCCACTATTAATTATGGTAATGGTCGTTGCGCTTGTCGTGCAACTTGTAAATTTTAGCGTACAACCACTGCTTGCGCTTTATGTCGGCGAACTTACCACTGCTGAAAATATGGCTTTCTTGGCGGGGATGGCGTTCTCCGTTACAGGGCTCGGCAATTTGCTGGCCACTCGTAAATGGGGACAAATCGGCGATCGTATTGGCCATGAGAAAATACTGCTGCTTTTGCTCGTTTTGTCCGGTTTATTTTTTATCCCGCAAGCATTCGTTACCGAGCTTTGGCAATTAGTATTGCTTCGGTTTCTATACGGCATACAGGTAGGCGGCCTTATTCCGTGTACCACTGCGTATATCCGCCAAGTCTGTCCGGTCTCTATGCAAGGGGAAGTTCTCGGTTACAATCAAAGCTTCCGTTTTCTAGGCAATGTCATCGGCCCGGTCTCCGGAGGGGTAATCGCGAGCAGCTTTGGCATACCTGCTGTGTTCATCTTCTCCGGTATTCTGCTGATTATCACCGCGATCGTCGTGAAAATTATGCTCAATCAGAAGAAACGGCATAAAGTGAAACACGAACAAACGCAAACCGTGCAATAA
- a CDS encoding 3D domain-containing protein produces the protein MSKGLNVAKNVFMTVLFIAALYVTWTTLSQVPVNELIGFENDQIEDTHVASPIHNDLGITAKKTVQKTETASASMAETVTTLEQEVNWSEYPVETVTATGYTANAESTGKNPGDPAYGITFSGVPVHRNVYSTIAADPALFPLGTVLFIPGYGYGVVADTGSAIQGATIDLYFDTIDQVYNEWGKKDVDVYIVQKGNGEISEEELAALNEWGVHEAGL, from the coding sequence ATGTCAAAGGGGCTCAACGTTGCCAAAAACGTTTTCATGACGGTGCTATTCATAGCGGCATTATATGTGACGTGGACGACATTAAGCCAAGTGCCCGTAAATGAGCTCATAGGTTTCGAAAATGATCAAATAGAAGATACGCACGTTGCTTCCCCCATACATAATGACCTAGGTATTACCGCGAAAAAAACGGTGCAGAAAACCGAAACGGCAAGCGCTTCGATGGCAGAGACAGTGACAACGCTGGAACAAGAAGTTAATTGGTCTGAGTACCCCGTTGAAACGGTAACAGCAACAGGTTATACAGCCAACGCAGAGTCGACGGGAAAAAACCCGGGAGATCCCGCGTACGGGATTACATTCTCAGGTGTCCCCGTTCACCGAAATGTATATTCTACGATCGCGGCAGACCCTGCCCTTTTTCCACTGGGAACGGTTTTATTCATTCCCGGTTATGGCTATGGAGTGGTTGCGGATACTGGCTCGGCGATCCAAGGAGCAACGATTGATTTGTATTTTGACACGATCGACCAAGTCTATAACGAGTGGGGCAAAAAAGACGTCGACGTATACATTGTTCAAAAAGGAAACGGTGAAATCAGCGAAGAGGAATTGGCGGCACTTAATGAGTGGGGCGTACACGAAGCCGGGCTGTGA
- a CDS encoding NAD(P)/FAD-dependent oxidoreductase, translating to MAKKPHVVILGAGYGGMMAANQLQKKLGTDRANVTLVNKHDYHYQTTWLHEPAAGTMHHDKARVEIRKVLNPAKINIVQDTVEQVKTEEKQVVLKNGDDLSYDYLVIAVGSIAETFGAEGVYEHSYHKWTLDGARELKDQIEFQFAQYRNQEEAEEQDLTFVVAGGGFTGIEFVGELTERVPELCEQYDVPREKVRMYVIEAAPSALPGFDPELVEYAMNLLEHRGVEFKINKPISEVQEGKVILKDGEEIAASTIIWATGVRGNPIIEDAGIEANRGRVKVEPDLRAPGLDDVFVIGDNSLIINEETERPYPPTAQIAMQQGVKAGENITNLIMGGTPTKFEPEILGTLASLGGKEAMGTVKARKMYGRSALFMKHMSDNRYLMKLGGLSLMLTKGRNPL from the coding sequence ATGGCGAAAAAACCGCATGTCGTTATTCTCGGCGCAGGATACGGAGGAATGATGGCCGCAAATCAATTGCAAAAGAAATTGGGGACAGATCGGGCAAACGTAACCCTGGTGAACAAGCATGACTATCATTATCAAACAACGTGGTTGCATGAGCCTGCGGCCGGGACGATGCACCATGATAAAGCACGTGTAGAAATACGAAAAGTGTTGAATCCGGCGAAAATTAATATTGTTCAGGATACCGTAGAGCAAGTGAAAACAGAAGAGAAGCAAGTCGTTCTCAAAAACGGGGACGACCTTTCCTATGATTACCTCGTCATTGCTGTCGGATCGATCGCTGAAACATTTGGCGCCGAGGGCGTCTACGAGCACTCCTATCACAAATGGACATTGGATGGCGCCCGTGAACTTAAAGATCAAATCGAATTTCAATTTGCGCAGTACCGAAATCAAGAGGAAGCGGAAGAACAGGACTTGACATTTGTCGTTGCAGGCGGAGGTTTCACCGGTATTGAATTCGTCGGCGAATTGACCGAAAGGGTCCCAGAGCTATGCGAACAATATGACGTTCCGCGGGAAAAGGTTCGAATGTACGTGATTGAAGCCGCACCATCTGCCCTTCCGGGTTTTGATCCCGAGCTTGTCGAATATGCCATGAATTTGTTGGAGCACCGTGGCGTAGAATTTAAGATTAATAAGCCAATCAGTGAAGTGCAAGAAGGGAAGGTTATCCTGAAGGACGGCGAAGAGATTGCTGCAAGCACCATCATTTGGGCGACAGGTGTGCGTGGAAACCCGATCATCGAAGATGCCGGAATTGAGGCGAACCGTGGGCGTGTAAAAGTAGAACCGGATTTGCGTGCGCCCGGGCTTGATGATGTCTTTGTTATCGGCGATAACTCCCTTATTATTAATGAAGAAACGGAACGCCCGTATCCACCGACCGCTCAAATTGCCATGCAGCAAGGGGTAAAAGCCGGTGAAAATATAACGAATTTAATCATGGGCGGAACCCCTACAAAATTTGAACCGGAAATCCTTGGGACATTGGCCTCCCTCGGTGGGAAAGAAGCGATGGGCACGGTTAAAGCACGGAAAATGTACGGCCGCTCCGCTTTATTTATGAAACATATGAGCGACAACCGGTATTTAATGAAGCTCGGCGGTCTATCGCTCATGCTAACAAAAGGGCGGAATCCACTCTAG
- a CDS encoding biotin transporter BioY encodes MKSFDLVIIAMFVALMSVSANITVLFPFLMIAGIPLTFQPFIAVLAGAILGSKRGAFAMLVYTIVGLFGAPVFAQLQGGPGILVRPTFGFILSFIVVAFVVGKIIEKSREPGMPTYLFAGLIGLAFNYLIGTNWVYGAYVFGFDAPEQFTYGVVWLGMLPLFIKDILFTIAAGIVARNLPETVKRPVIEKNMPGQRAPSDS; translated from the coding sequence ATGAAATCGTTTGATTTGGTCATTATCGCGATGTTTGTCGCCTTAATGAGTGTGTCGGCAAATATAACTGTCCTTTTTCCTTTTCTTATGATCGCCGGAATACCGTTAACGTTTCAACCATTCATCGCAGTTTTGGCCGGTGCCATTCTCGGCAGCAAAAGAGGCGCGTTCGCGATGCTCGTCTATACGATTGTCGGGTTATTTGGCGCCCCTGTTTTCGCGCAACTCCAAGGAGGTCCCGGCATCCTTGTTCGACCAACATTCGGCTTTATTTTATCATTTATTGTCGTCGCCTTTGTTGTCGGAAAAATCATCGAAAAGTCGCGAGAACCGGGGATGCCTACTTATTTATTCGCAGGGTTGATCGGATTGGCATTTAATTATTTAATCGGAACAAACTGGGTGTATGGTGCTTATGTATTCGGATTCGATGCTCCTGAACAATTTACGTACGGAGTTGTTTGGTTGGGGATGCTTCCACTGTTTATAAAAGATATTCTTTTCACGATAGCCGCCGGTATTGTTGCCCGTAACCTTCCCGAAACCGTGAAACGGCCCGTAATCGAAAAAAACATGCCCGGTCAGCGAGCGCCCAGTGATTCCTGA